One window of the Cryptomeria japonica chromosome 7, Sugi_1.0, whole genome shotgun sequence genome contains the following:
- the LOC131061672 gene encoding uncharacterized protein LOC131061672: MSLDHPNLEKAIEKWWSINVKGTAMYRVAKKLRYVKDNIKKWNKEVLGDLFAANSKTQLELKEIQDKIQTSGYNEVSIKEENEKYHVLHMADMKHKVANRISKLRIGGIETRTNDEIGNEARNFFKSLLSADCGLDDHSQRALLDTIPSIINDVQNKALVAIPSEEEVMKSIFSFDGNKAPGPNGFPLFFFQAFWNILKSDVVKGVQYFFGAKIILKELNATFLVLIPKCPGVDSMDKFRSISLCNSFYKIISKVVTGRLLLILLSIISPQQSSFVLGRQILDSIITIHENIHSLVESKKQGFLMKLDLSKAYDHVDWSFLGKGLLLGISPSSSFKACSHQQFVDDAILMGTYSIKEASTMKNLLKTYNSASGQTINWEKSFIFFFNTPEDRQIRMARILGCQIGKPPSIYLGLPMGTKPMELFWNSLVDRFSRKLASWKGTLLSQAGKIQLLKYSLQSLPIYALSLFKIPGKFANAIEKIQKAFL, translated from the exons ATGTCCCTGGACCATCCTAACCTTGAAAAGGCCATTGAGAAGTGGTGGTCTATTAATGTCAAAGGTACCGCGATGTATAGAGTGGCGAAAAAATTAAGGTACGTGAAAGATAATATAAAGAAATGGAACAAGGAAGTTTTGGGGGATCTTTTTGCTGCCAATTCCAAAACCCAGCTTGAGCTTAAGGAAATACAGGATAAAATCCAAACCAGTGGTTATAATGAAGTGTCTATCAAGGAGGAAAATGAA AAATACCATGTTCTTCATATGGCTGATATGAAACATAAGGTTGCTAATAGGATCTCAAAGTTGAGAATTGGTGGTATTGAAACTAGGACGAACGATGAGATTGGGAATGAAGCCAGGAATTTTTTCAAATCTCTTCTCTCTGCGGATTGTGGTTTGGATGACCATTCTCAGAGGGCCCTCTTAGATACCATTCCTTCCATCATTAATGATGTTCAAAACAAGGCTTTGGTGGCCATCCCCTCTGAGGAGGAAGTTATGAAATCaattttctcctttgatggcaatAAAGCCCCGGGTCCGAATGGGTTCCCGCTCTTCTTCTTTCAAGCCTTTTGGAACATTCTCAAAAGTGATGTGGTTAAAGGTGTGCAATATTTTTTTGGGGCCAAGattatcttaaaggaactcaatgctACTTTTCTGGTCCTAATTCCTAAATGTCCTGGGGTTGATTCTATGGATAAGTTCCGTTCGATAAGCTTATGCAATTCTTTCTATAAAATTATCTCGAAAGTGGTTACTGGCAGACTGCTTTTGATTCTCCTGTCTATAATATCACCCCAACAAAGTAGCTTCGTTCTTGgcagacaaatccttgactctatcattacTATTCATGAAAACATTCACTCGTTGGTGGAATCGAAGAAACAAGGCTTCCTGATGAAGTTGGacttgtctaaagcctatgatcatGTGGACTGGAGTTTCTTGGGTAAG GGGCTTCTGTTGGGAATCTCTCCCTCTTCTAGTTTCAAAGCATGttcccaccagcaatttgttgatgatgccaTTTTAATGGGTACCTATTCAATCAAAGAAGCTTCCACTATGAAGAACCTTCTCAAAACTTACAATTCTGCTTCAGGTCAAACGATTAACTGGGAGAAAAgctttattttcttcttcaacaccccgGAGGACAGACAGATTAGGATGGCCCGGATCCTTGGTTGCCAAATTGGAAAGCCCCCTTCTATTTACCTGGGTCTTCCTATGGGCACAAAACCTATGGAGTTGTTTTGGAAcagtcttgttgatagattcagtaggaAGTTGGCTAGTTGGAAAggtacccttcttagtcaagctggtaaaaTCCAGCTTTTAAAATATTCTCTCCAGAGTCTTCCAATTTATGCTTTAAGCCTTTTCAAAATTCCTGGAAAATTTGCaaatgctattgagaaaattcagaaagctTTCCTCTAG